A stretch of Henckelia pumila isolate YLH828 chromosome 4, ASM3356847v2, whole genome shotgun sequence DNA encodes these proteins:
- the LOC140861732 gene encoding uncharacterized protein, whose translation MTIIDDPESSRQEVAEIQEQMNSMVDAAVQRVMEMQQEGGKDGQGKENEKGLDGEKEQEPRPEKEKSKGIHLEEEGNSHAGSANITMAGELEMLKQKIQKLENTDPRESSQVKSLGCPFSSEIIGEPLPVHFKSAKIKEYDGSTDPEEHVTRFENVAMLHCYGDQIKCKVFLTTLVDSAQRWFENLEEGSIKTFKEFREVFLQHFSSSKRYKKTTLSLFEIKQSNEESLRAYIKKFNRVTLEIPACAPKTKITAFTQGLREEEFFRSLVKRAPRYFEDLLARAEKYINMEEAQRQKREKDKKEAHRERGNQSNPGRRRLDQPGRLSTYAPHKIARDREIHLCEENAQPLPPKRPGKYCSIHRVNTHDTSECRRLISEPGQSIPEEARHVEKKQRGRPWVPRLDTTRANKPDPPRAREMTPRRLDKEPREGSSKGVINMNLGGSTDGDFNRALKSWSKRESLGIKARRLDPSPIITFGPGDLEEVCLPHNDALLIRARVANYDVRRVFVDSGSSVNVIFQEAFEKMELQGCEIHPVKTSMYGFAGHTVWPRGEVWLPITLGSGDIKKTVMTLFTMVEAPSSYNIILGIPALNDFMDVASAYHQKIKFPVGNQVGEVKGDQHSSRRCYADTIRVDNKRARGKERRDDPQQEEVCAVEELKEEYEEVEVMPGQLGRIARMARVLEPALAEQLKTCLAQNADVFS comes from the coding sequence ATGACCATCATTGATGATCCAGAAAGCTCTCGTCAAGAAGTGGCCGAAATTCAAGAACAAATGAATTCTATGGTGGACGCCGCAGTACAAAGAGTCATGGAAATGCAGCAAGAAGGAGGAAAGGATGGCCAAGGAAAGGAGAATGAAAAAGGATTAGACGGAGAAAAAGAACAGGAGCCGAGGCCCGAAAAAGAGAAGAGCAAAGGCATACACTTGGAAGAGGAGGGAAACTCACATGCCGGGTCCGCCAATATCACCATGGCGGGGGAGCTGGAGATGCTGaaacaaaaaatacaaaaactgGAGAACACGGACCCGCGGGAATCTTCGCAGGTCAAAAGTCTGGGCTGTCCTTTCTCCTCGGAAATCATTGGGGAGCCATTGCCGGTCCATTTCAAATCTGCCAAAATCAAGGAGTATGATGGCAGCACTGATCCAGAGGAGCATGTGACCCGATTTGAGAACGTGGCAATGTTACATTGCTATGGTGATCAAATTAAGTGCAAGGTATTTCTGACTACCTTGGTGGATTCTGCTCAAAGGTGGTTCGAAAACTTGGAAGAAGGTAGTATTAAgactttcaaagaattcagggaaGTCTTTTTACAACACTTCAGCAGTAGCAAGCGATATAAAAAGACCACTCTTAGCCTTTTTGAGATAAAGCAGTCGAACGAGGAGTCTCTGAGAGCTTATATTAAAAAGTTCAATAGAGTGACCCTGGAAATACCTGCGTGTGCGCCGAAAACCAAAATCACCGCTTTCACACAGGGACTTAGAGAAGAAGAATTTTTCCGGTCTTTAGTCAAGAGGGCTCCCCGGTACTTTGAGGACCTCTTGGCTCGAGCTGAAAAATATATCAACATGGAAGAAGCCCAGCGGCAGAAGAGGGAGAAAGACAAGAAGGAAGCACACAGGGAGAGAGGAAACCAGAGTAATCCGGGAAGAAGAAGGCTGGATCAACCAGGGAGACTTTCCACCTATGCTCCCCACAAGATAGCCCGGGACCGAGAGATTCATCTATGTGAGGAGAATGCCCAACCGTTGCCTCCGAAAAGGCCGGGAAAATATTGCTCGATACATCGGGTAAACACTCATGACACCAGTGAGTGTCGGAGGCTCATATCAGAGCCAGGACAGTCTATACCAGAGGAAGCAAGGCATGTGGAGAAGAAGCAGCGGGGACGTCCCTGGGTGCCACGGCTCGACACCACACGGGCCAATAAGCCCGACCCTCCAAGAGCTCGGGAGATGACACCTCGAAGGCTAGATAAAGAACCCCGAGAGGGATCTTCTAAAGGGGTGATCAACATGAATTTGGGAGGGTCCACTGATGGGGACTTTAATAGGGCTCTAAAATCTTGGAGTAAAAGAGAAAGCCTGGGAATCAAGGCCCGGAGGCTGGACCCCAGCCCAATCATCACATTTGGGCCGGGGGATTTGGAAGAGGTATGCCTGCCTCACAACGACGCTTTACTTATCAGGGCTAGAGTTGCTAACTATGACGTGAGAAGGGTGTTTGTGGATTCGGGGAGTTCTGTAAATGTCATCTTCCAAGAGGCATTTGAGAAAATGGAATTACAGGGGTGTGAGATCCATCCCGTGAAAACATCTATGTATGGGTTCGCAGGACATACCGTTTGGCCTAGAGGAGAAGTGTGGCTACCAATCACCCTGGGATCGGGTGATATAAAGAAGACTGTCATGACCCTCTTTACCATGGTGGAAGCCCCGTCTTCCTACAATATCATCCTAGGAATACCAGCcctaaatgattttatggacGTCGCCTCTGCATACCACCAGAAGATCAAATTTCCGGTGGGAAATCAAGTGGGCGAGGTAAAGGGAGATCAGCATTCCTCTCGGAGATGCTATGCGGACACCATCCGAGTGGACAATAAGAGGGCCCGGGGAAAGGAGAGAAGGGATGATCCGCAACAGGAGGAGGTATGCGCAGTGGAAGAGTTAAAGGAGGAATATGAGGAGGTGGAGGTAATGCCCGGACAGCTGGGAAGGATTGCTCGGATGGCTCGAGTTTTAGAACCTGCTTTGGCTGAGCAATTGAAAACTTGTCTGGCCCAGAACGCGGATGTATTTTCCTAA